One window of the Camelina sativa cultivar DH55 chromosome 1, Cs, whole genome shotgun sequence genome contains the following:
- the LOC104702387 gene encoding probable N-acetyl-gamma-glutamyl-phosphate reductase, chloroplastic, producing the protein MSTASAFSSVCFERGCWFQGERKIRVADKRVNKLTLGSHVASPSSMSVRVSANSSAKPEKDIRIGLLGASGYTGAEIVRLLANHPHFQVTLMTADRKAGQSMESVFPHLRAQKLPSLISVKDADFSTVDAVFCCLPHGTTQEIIKELPSALKIVDLSADFRLRNIAEYEEWYGQPHKAVELQKEVVYGLTEILREDIKKARLVANPGCYPTSIQLPLVPLMKANLIKHENIIIDAKSGVSGAGRGAKEANLYSEIAEGISSYGVTRHRHVPEIEQGLSDVAQSKVTVSFTPHLMPMIRGMQSTIYVEMAPGVTTEDLHQQLKTSYEDEEFVKVLEKGVVPRTHNVRGSNYCHMNVYPDRIPGRAIIISVIDNLVKGASGQALQNLNIMLGYPETTGLLQQPLFP; encoded by the exons ATGAGTACTGCGTCGGCTTTTAGTTCAGTTTGCTTCGAACGAGGATGTTGGTTCCAG GGGGAAAGGAAGATTCGTGTAGCGGATAAGCGAGTCAATAAGCTTACTTTGGGATCCCATGTGgcttctccatcttcaatgAGCGTCAGAGTTTCAGCCAATAGCTCTGCTAAACCAGAAAAGGATATTCGGATTGGTCTTCTTGGTGCTAGTGGCTACACCGGTGCTGAG ATCGTCAGGCTTCTTGCAAATCATCCGCATTTCCAGGTCACTCTGATGACTGCTGATAGAAAAGCTGGCCAGTCAATGGAAAGCGTTTTCCCCCACCTGAGAGCTCAA AAACTACCTAGTTTGATCTCGGTAAAGGATGCAGATTTTTCTACTGTGGACGCTGTATTCTGCTGCTTGCCTCATGGAACAACACAG GAAATCATCAAGGAACTGCCCAGCGCGTTAAAAATTGTTGACCTTTCAGCG GACTTTCGGCTGCGTAATATTGCAGAATATGAAGAATGGTATGGTCAGCCACACAAGGCAGTAGAGTTACAG AAAGAAGTTGTGTATGGTCTAACAGAGATTCTAAGGGAGGACATAAAAAAGGCACGCCTTGTAGCTAACCCAGGCTGTTACCCGACTTCGATTCAACTTCCTCTTGTTCCTTTAATGAAG GCAAATCTCATCAAACATGAAAACATTATTATCGACGCTAAATCTGGTGTTAGTGGAGCAG GACGTGGTGCTAAGGAGGCGAATCTTTACTCTGAGATAGCTGAAGGCATTTCTTCTTATGGTGTCACACGACATCGTCATG ttcCTGAAATTGAACAGGGATTATCTGATGTTGCACAATCAAAAGTAACAGTCAGTTTTACGCCGCATCTCATGCCAATG ATCCGCGGAATGCAATCAACTATATATGTGGAAATGGCACCTGGGGTTACAACTGAAGACTTACACCAGCAATTGAAGACGTCTTATGAG GATGAAGAATTTGTCAAAGTGTTGGAGAAAGGAGTAGTTCCTCGGACACACAACGTTAGAGGATCCAACTATTGTCATATGAATGTCTATCCTGATCGAATCCCCGGAAGAGCTATCATAATCTCAGTG ATTGATAATCTCGTGAAAGGAGCTTCGGGACAAGCATTGCAAAATCTTAACATAATGTTGGGATATCCCGAAACAACGGGGCTCCTACAGCAGCCACTTTTCCCTTAA
- the LOC104702425 gene encoding probable RNA-dependent RNA polymerase 5 isoform X2 — protein sequence MITLRSSANHASSRSRIDLSGRIETALVNIYRKHNLTPINDETRQRLSSIPENLAFGLVCDVFSLQFGVICNLDSFIVSTVNQAVGVTGSPRLSSASGGSPAQSRIPSGSHVRWVLHEEMSVDSDAPSPKSLQREDIRGSMQIPQLVALGELEFKKAFLLLTYIPGQRLGEIKTAGGEVLTADEIRQWKDLPMVAYEAAVWDSLGRRFCPQTGRSVLQWDTGKTHYYQCHVAPDGSYTFKGPLLENTGTHLHKVLGDENVLTVKFTDVQKKSSTYSGDRYFTYKGIAKNGIMVGLRRYQFFVFKDGGKEDKNRDVSTKRAKCYFIRTDSTASIDMEKPYIFSGKSIYEARMHFMHVHTLSSLANYMARFSLILSKTKKLEVDLTGVNFEIIKDIPCHDEDNNDVLDKNGKPYIHSDGTGYISEDLAGMCPVNIFKGKCLRSENIKEACGQEPPLLIQFRMFYNGYAVKGTFLVNKKIPSRTVQVRPSMIKVLPDSLPNFSTFNALEVVTTSNPPRRTKLSRNLVALLSYGGIPNEFFLDILLNTLEESKAIFYNKRAALNAALNHGELDDQNAAEMILVGIPLDEPHLKSHLSILLKTEKNDLKAGKLPVTESYYLMGTVDPTGELKEDEVCVILECGQISGEVLVYRNPGLHFGDIHVLKATYVKALEEYVGNSKYAVFFPQKGPRSLGDEIAGGDFDGDMYFISRNPELLEHFKPSEPWVSLTPPSKSNTAKEPSQFSPEELEEELFEMFLKAGFHSSNVIGMAADSWLAIMDRFLILGDERAEEKAEMKQKMLELIDIYYDALDAPKKGATVYLPNDLRPDIFPHYMERDKKFKSTSILGLIYDFVISQTTEQLSPSFEINKLPCFEDEPVSKLHMEKCRRWYNDYKAEMTHAMHTETTHAGSVIERYKEFLLVYRRSSTELQGLKTARKVWKNSIRQPWHSTT from the exons atgattactttaCGCAGCAGTGCCAATCATGCTTCTTCGAGGTCAAGGATCGATCTTTCGGGTCGGATTGAAACGGCGTTGGTGAATATCTACAGAAAACACAATCTTACTCCGATCAATGATGAGACGAGGCAGAGACTCTCTTCGATTCCAGAGAATTTGGCTTTTGGGTTGGTCTGCGACGTTTTTAGTTTGCAGTTTGGTGTGATATGCAACCTCGACAGCTTCATCGTTTCTACGGTCAACCAGGCCGTTGGTGTCACTGGCTCTCCTCGGCTGAGCTCTGCCTCTGGTGGGTCTCCGGCACAGTCTCGTATCCCCTCTGGAAGTCACGTGCGCTGGGTTCTTCATG AAGAGATGTCTGTTGATTCTGATGCTCCTTCTCCCAAGTCTTTGCAAAGAGAAGACATTAGAGGATCTATGCAGATTCCTCAGCTGGTAGCTTTGGGCGAACTCGAATTCAAGAAGGCGTTTCTGTTACTTACCTATATCCCAGG GCAACGTTTGGGTGAGATTAAAACTGCTGGTGGTGAGGTTTTAACTGCTGATGAAATCAGACAATGGAAGGATTTGCCCATGGTTGCATATGAAGCAGCGGTTTGGGACAGCTTGGGCCGGCGTTTTTGTCCTCAAACTGGCCGAAGCGTG TTACAATGGGATACCGGGAAGACCCATTACTATCAATGTCATGTAGCTCCCGATGGTAGCTACACATTTAAG GGCCCTTTACTGGAAAACACTGGAACACACCTGCACAAGGTCTTGGGTGATGAAAATGTTCTAACGGTCAAATTTACAgatgtccagaaaaaatcgtCAACCTATTCTGGTGACCGTTACTTCACATACAAAGGGATTGCCAAGAATGGTATCATGGTTGGTTTACGTCGTTATCAATTTTTTG TTTTCAAAGATGGAGggaaagaagacaaaaacagagatGTTTCTACAAAGAGAGCGAAATGCTACTTTATACGCACAGACTCTACAGCTTCAATTGATATGGAAAAACCCTATATCTTTTCTGGGAAGTCAATCTATGAAGCTCGTATGCATTTTATGCATGTCCATACATTGTCGTCTTTGGCCAACTATATGGCAAG gttttctttgattctttcgAAGACTAAGAAGCTTGAAGTTGATTTGACAGGAGTTAACTTCGAAATAATCAAGGATATACCCTGCCAT GATGAAGATAATAATGATGTTCTTGATAAGAATGGGAAACCATATATACATTCAGATGGAACTGGCTACATCTCTGAGGACCTTGCCGGGATGTGTCcagtaaatatatttaaagggAAATGTCTCAGAAGTGAAAATATTAAG GAAGCATGTGGCCAAGAACCG CCTCTGCTGATCCAGTTTCGGATGTTTTATAATGGCTATGCTGTTAAGGGAACTTTCCTTGTAAACAAGAAA ATTCCTTCTCGGACTGTCCAGGTTCGACCTTCTATGATCAAGGTGTTGCCAGATTCCTTGCCGAATTTTAGCACCTTTAACGCCCTGGAGGTAGTAACGACAAG TAATCCACCAAGAAGAACAAAGCTATCAAGAAATTTGGTTGCGCTGCTTAGCTATGGAGGAATCCCTAATGAATTCTTTTTGGATATATTGCTCAACACGCTGGAAGAATCGAAAGCCATATTCTACAACAAACGTGCCGCACTTAATG CTGCCCTTAATCATGGCGAATTGGACGACCAAAATGCTGCAGAAATGATATTGGTTGGTATCCCCCTTGACGAACCGCACTTGAAGAGTCATCTGTCTATTCTCTTAAAGACAGAGAAAAATGATCTCAAAGCAGGCAAGCTTCCTGTGACCGAATCTTACTATCTCATGGGCACAGTGGATCCTACCGGAGAGCTTAAGGAAGATGAAGTCTGTGTCATCCT GGAGTGTGGGCAAATATCGGGAGAAGTGTTAGTTTATAGAAATCCTGGATTACATTTTGGAGACATACATGTACTTAAGGCTACATATGTTAAGGCCTTGGAAGAGTATGTTGGAAATTCCAAGTATGCTGTGTTCTTCCCTCAAAAGGGTCCAAGATCCTTGGGCGACGAGATTGCAGGTGGTGACTTTGATGGTGATATGTATTTCATATCAAGAAACCCTGAG CTACTTGAACACTTCAAGCCAAGTGAACCGTGGGTGAGTTTGACTCCTCCCAGTAAAAGTAATACTGCTAAAGAGCCAAGCCAGTTTTCACCGGAAGAATTGGAAGAAGAGCTTTTCGAAATGTTCCTGAAGGCAGGATTTCATTCCAG CAATGTTATAGGAATGGCTGCAGATAGCTGGTTAGCAATAATGGACCGGTTCCTCATACTAGGAGATGAGAGAGCTGAGGAAAAAGCTGAAATGAAGCAGAAAATGCTAGAGCTAATTGATATATACTATGATGCTCTTGATGCACCGAAGAAAGGGGCTACGGTCTATCTCCCAAATGATCTGAGGCCCGACATTTTTCCACATTATATGGAGCGGGACAAAAAATTCAAGTCGACTTCTATTCTTGGATTAATCTATGACTTTGTTATATCACAGACAACAGAGCAACTCTCACCATCATTTG AGATCAATAAACTCCCGTGTTTCGAAGATGAGCCTGTCTCTAAGTTACATATGGAGAAATGTAGACGGTGGTATAATGATTACAAAGCTGAGATGACCCACGCAATGCATACGGAGACCACTCATGCAGGTTCAGTTATTGAGAGATACAAGGAG tttctTCTCGTATATCGCAGGAGTTCTACGGAGCTGCAAGGTTTGAAGACAGCAAGAAAAGTCTGGAAGAACTCTATCCGCCAGCCCTGGCACTCTACAACATAG
- the LOC104702425 gene encoding probable RNA-dependent RNA polymerase 5 isoform X1, producing the protein MITLRSSANHASSRSRIDLSGRIETALVNIYRKHNLTPINDETRQRLSSIPENLAFGLVCDVFSLQFGVICNLDSFIVSTVNQAVGVTGSPRLSSASGGSPAQSRIPSGSHVRWVLHEEMSVDSDAPSPKSLQREDIRGSMQIPQLVALGELEFKKAFLLLTYIPGQRLGEIKTAGGEVLTADEIRQWKDLPMVAYEAAVWDSLGRRFCPQTGRSVLQWDTGKTHYYQCHVAPDGSYTFKGPLLENTGTHLHKVLGDENVLTVKFTDVQKKSSTYSGDRYFTYKGIAKNGIMVGLRRYQFFVFKDGGKEDKNRDVSTKRAKCYFIRTDSTASIDMEKPYIFSGKSIYEARMHFMHVHTLSSLANYMARFSLILSKTKKLEVDLTGVNFEIIKDIPCHDEDNNDVLDKNGKPYIHSDGTGYISEDLAGMCPVNIFKGKCLRSENIKEACGQEPPLLIQFRMFYNGYAVKGTFLVNKKIPSRTVQVRPSMIKVLPDSLPNFSTFNALEVVTTSNPPRRTKLSRNLVALLSYGGIPNEFFLDILLNTLEESKAIFYNKRAALNAALNHGELDDQNAAEMILVGIPLDEPHLKSHLSILLKTEKNDLKAGKLPVTESYYLMGTVDPTGELKEDEVCVILECGQISGEVLVYRNPGLHFGDIHVLKATYVKALEEYVGNSKYAVFFPQKGPRSLGDEIAGGDFDGDMYFISRNPELLEHFKPSEPWVSLTPPSKSNTAKEPSQFSPEELEEELFEMFLKAGFHSSNVIGMAADSWLAIMDRFLILGDERAEEKAEMKQKMLELIDIYYDALDAPKKGATVYLPNDLRPDIFPHYMERDKKFKSTSILGLIYDFVISQTTEQLSPSFEINKLPCFEDEPVSKLHMEKCRRWYNDYKAEMTHAMHTETTHAGSVIERYKEEFYGAARFEDSKKSLEELYPPALALYNIVYDYAIHKGVSKCSFVWKVAGPVLCRFYLKKKMQEKSLVCAPSVLRELWG; encoded by the exons atgattactttaCGCAGCAGTGCCAATCATGCTTCTTCGAGGTCAAGGATCGATCTTTCGGGTCGGATTGAAACGGCGTTGGTGAATATCTACAGAAAACACAATCTTACTCCGATCAATGATGAGACGAGGCAGAGACTCTCTTCGATTCCAGAGAATTTGGCTTTTGGGTTGGTCTGCGACGTTTTTAGTTTGCAGTTTGGTGTGATATGCAACCTCGACAGCTTCATCGTTTCTACGGTCAACCAGGCCGTTGGTGTCACTGGCTCTCCTCGGCTGAGCTCTGCCTCTGGTGGGTCTCCGGCACAGTCTCGTATCCCCTCTGGAAGTCACGTGCGCTGGGTTCTTCATG AAGAGATGTCTGTTGATTCTGATGCTCCTTCTCCCAAGTCTTTGCAAAGAGAAGACATTAGAGGATCTATGCAGATTCCTCAGCTGGTAGCTTTGGGCGAACTCGAATTCAAGAAGGCGTTTCTGTTACTTACCTATATCCCAGG GCAACGTTTGGGTGAGATTAAAACTGCTGGTGGTGAGGTTTTAACTGCTGATGAAATCAGACAATGGAAGGATTTGCCCATGGTTGCATATGAAGCAGCGGTTTGGGACAGCTTGGGCCGGCGTTTTTGTCCTCAAACTGGCCGAAGCGTG TTACAATGGGATACCGGGAAGACCCATTACTATCAATGTCATGTAGCTCCCGATGGTAGCTACACATTTAAG GGCCCTTTACTGGAAAACACTGGAACACACCTGCACAAGGTCTTGGGTGATGAAAATGTTCTAACGGTCAAATTTACAgatgtccagaaaaaatcgtCAACCTATTCTGGTGACCGTTACTTCACATACAAAGGGATTGCCAAGAATGGTATCATGGTTGGTTTACGTCGTTATCAATTTTTTG TTTTCAAAGATGGAGggaaagaagacaaaaacagagatGTTTCTACAAAGAGAGCGAAATGCTACTTTATACGCACAGACTCTACAGCTTCAATTGATATGGAAAAACCCTATATCTTTTCTGGGAAGTCAATCTATGAAGCTCGTATGCATTTTATGCATGTCCATACATTGTCGTCTTTGGCCAACTATATGGCAAG gttttctttgattctttcgAAGACTAAGAAGCTTGAAGTTGATTTGACAGGAGTTAACTTCGAAATAATCAAGGATATACCCTGCCAT GATGAAGATAATAATGATGTTCTTGATAAGAATGGGAAACCATATATACATTCAGATGGAACTGGCTACATCTCTGAGGACCTTGCCGGGATGTGTCcagtaaatatatttaaagggAAATGTCTCAGAAGTGAAAATATTAAG GAAGCATGTGGCCAAGAACCG CCTCTGCTGATCCAGTTTCGGATGTTTTATAATGGCTATGCTGTTAAGGGAACTTTCCTTGTAAACAAGAAA ATTCCTTCTCGGACTGTCCAGGTTCGACCTTCTATGATCAAGGTGTTGCCAGATTCCTTGCCGAATTTTAGCACCTTTAACGCCCTGGAGGTAGTAACGACAAG TAATCCACCAAGAAGAACAAAGCTATCAAGAAATTTGGTTGCGCTGCTTAGCTATGGAGGAATCCCTAATGAATTCTTTTTGGATATATTGCTCAACACGCTGGAAGAATCGAAAGCCATATTCTACAACAAACGTGCCGCACTTAATG CTGCCCTTAATCATGGCGAATTGGACGACCAAAATGCTGCAGAAATGATATTGGTTGGTATCCCCCTTGACGAACCGCACTTGAAGAGTCATCTGTCTATTCTCTTAAAGACAGAGAAAAATGATCTCAAAGCAGGCAAGCTTCCTGTGACCGAATCTTACTATCTCATGGGCACAGTGGATCCTACCGGAGAGCTTAAGGAAGATGAAGTCTGTGTCATCCT GGAGTGTGGGCAAATATCGGGAGAAGTGTTAGTTTATAGAAATCCTGGATTACATTTTGGAGACATACATGTACTTAAGGCTACATATGTTAAGGCCTTGGAAGAGTATGTTGGAAATTCCAAGTATGCTGTGTTCTTCCCTCAAAAGGGTCCAAGATCCTTGGGCGACGAGATTGCAGGTGGTGACTTTGATGGTGATATGTATTTCATATCAAGAAACCCTGAG CTACTTGAACACTTCAAGCCAAGTGAACCGTGGGTGAGTTTGACTCCTCCCAGTAAAAGTAATACTGCTAAAGAGCCAAGCCAGTTTTCACCGGAAGAATTGGAAGAAGAGCTTTTCGAAATGTTCCTGAAGGCAGGATTTCATTCCAG CAATGTTATAGGAATGGCTGCAGATAGCTGGTTAGCAATAATGGACCGGTTCCTCATACTAGGAGATGAGAGAGCTGAGGAAAAAGCTGAAATGAAGCAGAAAATGCTAGAGCTAATTGATATATACTATGATGCTCTTGATGCACCGAAGAAAGGGGCTACGGTCTATCTCCCAAATGATCTGAGGCCCGACATTTTTCCACATTATATGGAGCGGGACAAAAAATTCAAGTCGACTTCTATTCTTGGATTAATCTATGACTTTGTTATATCACAGACAACAGAGCAACTCTCACCATCATTTG AGATCAATAAACTCCCGTGTTTCGAAGATGAGCCTGTCTCTAAGTTACATATGGAGAAATGTAGACGGTGGTATAATGATTACAAAGCTGAGATGACCCACGCAATGCATACGGAGACCACTCATGCAGGTTCAGTTATTGAGAGATACAAGGAG GAGTTCTACGGAGCTGCAAGGTTTGAAGACAGCAAGAAAAGTCTGGAAGAACTCTATCCGCCAGCCCTGGCACTCTACAACATAGTATACGATTATGCCATTCATAAAGGTGTTTCGAAATGCAGTTTTGTCTGGAAGGTAGCAGGACCTGTCCTGTGCAGATTCTATCTTAAGAAGAAAATGCAGGAGAAATCTTTAGTGTGTGCACCATCTGTGCTTAGAGAGCTTTGGGGTTGA